In Deltaproteobacteria bacterium GWC2_55_46, a single window of DNA contains:
- a CDS encoding proline--tRNA ligase, whose amino-acid sequence MRYSRMLLPTLKESPADADVISQKLMMRAGMIRKVAAGIYNLLPLGLRTVRKVEAIVRDEMNRAGAQEVLMPMVVPSELWQESGRWDEYGKELLRLKDRHDREFCLGPTHEEVITDMVRREVRSYRELPLNLYQIQTKFRDEIRPRFGLMRGREFIMKDAYSFHATAESLDEEYENMYRAYTRIFQRCGLKFRAVEAETGAIGGRFSHEFMVLAESGEDAIASCAKCSYAANVERAEIREHRAGNPASAPSVERVSTPNMKTIEEVSGFLKVKPEVMIKTLIYETDKGLAAALVRGDHQLNEFKFRNVAGAAWVKLAEEGAVKKATGAPVGFAGPVKLSIPVYADFAVRGISNGVTGANEDGAHLIHVLPGRDFNAVYSDIRNAATGDECPRCDGLFEIKRGIEVGHVFKLGTKYSEAMGATFLDEAGKEQVMTMGCYGIGIGRTAAAAIEQNHDEAGIIWPRPLAPFDCEVVPVNVKDDQTRKVSEELYESIRKEMDVLLDDRDERAGVKFKDADLLGIPVRVIIGERNLKQGLVEIKERMSGEVRLVKVEEAVSEVKKTLNL is encoded by the coding sequence ATGCGCTATTCGAGGATGCTGCTCCCGACACTGAAAGAGTCCCCGGCAGATGCTGACGTCATAAGCCAGAAGCTCATGATGAGGGCCGGTATGATAAGGAAGGTAGCCGCTGGCATCTATAACCTCCTGCCGCTCGGCCTCAGGACGGTAAGGAAGGTAGAGGCCATAGTGAGGGATGAGATGAATAGGGCCGGGGCGCAGGAGGTCCTGATGCCCATGGTCGTCCCCTCTGAGCTATGGCAGGAGAGCGGCAGGTGGGACGAGTATGGGAAGGAGTTGCTGAGGCTCAAGGACAGGCACGACAGGGAATTCTGCCTGGGCCCTACGCATGAAGAGGTGATAACCGACATGGTGAGGAGGGAGGTGCGCTCCTACAGGGAGCTTCCCTTGAACCTCTATCAGATACAGACAAAGTTCCGTGACGAGATACGCCCGAGGTTCGGCCTCATGAGGGGCAGGGAGTTCATAATGAAGGACGCCTACTCCTTCCACGCCACCGCGGAGAGCCTGGACGAGGAGTACGAGAACATGTACCGCGCCTACACGCGGATATTCCAGAGGTGCGGCCTCAAGTTCAGGGCCGTGGAGGCGGAGACAGGGGCCATAGGCGGCAGGTTCTCTCACGAGTTCATGGTGCTGGCGGAAAGCGGAGAGGACGCGATAGCGAGCTGCGCGAAGTGCTCATACGCAGCCAATGTGGAGAGGGCTGAGATACGCGAGCATAGGGCCGGAAACCCCGCTTCAGCGCCTTCCGTCGAAAGGGTATCGACGCCCAACATGAAGACCATCGAGGAGGTAAGCGGTTTTCTCAAGGTCAAGCCTGAGGTTATGATAAAGACCCTTATCTACGAGACCGACAAGGGGCTTGCCGCCGCCCTCGTAAGGGGCGACCATCAGTTGAATGAATTCAAGTTCAGGAACGTGGCCGGCGCTGCCTGGGTGAAGCTCGCCGAAGAGGGGGCTGTGAAGAAGGCTACAGGAGCGCCCGTTGGTTTCGCCGGTCCGGTGAAGCTCTCTATCCCGGTCTACGCCGACTTCGCTGTAAGGGGTATTTCTAACGGCGTTACCGGCGCGAACGAGGACGGAGCGCATCTTATACACGTGCTCCCGGGCAGGGACTTTAATGCCGTCTACTCCGATATAAGGAACGCCGCGACCGGGGATGAATGCCCGAGGTGCGATGGCTTATTTGAGATAAAGCGCGGGATAGAGGTCGGGCATGTCTTCAAGCTCGGCACCAAATATTCCGAGGCGATGGGCGCGACCTTCCTTGACGAGGCAGGCAAGGAGCAGGTCATGACCATGGGCTGCTACGGGATAGGCATCGGCAGGACCGCAGCCGCAGCCATAGAGCAGAACCATGACGAGGCTGGCATAATATGGCCCAGGCCGCTCGCGCCTTTCGACTGCGAGGTGGTGCCCGTGAACGTAAAGGACGACCAGACGCGCAAGGTCTCGGAGGAGTTATACGAGAGCATCCGTAAAGAGATGGACGTCCTCCTTGACGACAGGGACGAGAGGGCGGGCGTTAAGTTCAAGGACGCGGACCTTTTAGGCATACCAGTGCGCGTGATCATTGGAGAGAGGAACCTCAAGCAGGGCCTTGTGGAGATAAAAGAGAGGATGAGCGGGGAAGTGAGGCTTGTCAAGGTCGAAGAGGCCGTCTCCGAGGTGAAAAAAACTCTCAATTTATGA
- a CDS encoding penicillin-binding protein 2, giving the protein MSRSYFKDKEPREFKGRVFAATILVGALFFIITARLWYLQVLEHSYFNELSLNNATRLIKSPAPRGVIYDRVGVKIAENRPGFDLYIMPEDVKDWARTKEMLTRLVGIDEETVNEKLAKKRAPFNAVKLKEDLSWEETVKIESFKFEIPGIMLDVSPKRSYVFSEATAHLLGYIGEISERELKEREEEERYSSGDLIGKYGLEKYFENELRGVDGGKELEVDALGRKIRVANWIPPYPGNNMKLTIDIKTQVAAWAALSGKVGAAVAMDPKTGKVLAMVSTPGFDPNALSTRITRDEWKAIVENPLNVLNNRAIQAQYPPASTYKPIHAAAALEEGVITSNTMIYAGPSFWFAGRAYRDWKEEGHGTINVHRAIVESSDTFFYQVGLKLGIDRLANYTKRFGFGTKTGVPLHNEKSGLVPSSEWKLKTYKIKWYEGETISVSVGQGYTLTTPLQLLNAYAAIANGGTLWRPLLVDEVTTPDGKLISKATSEKRGELGISEKTMAVVRDGLRGVTHEEGGTARFLSRPVDLKIAGKTGTAQVTRLIKRTKNIESIAYKYRDHAWFAGFAPYDDPQIAVVVIVEHGGFGASAAAPVAKEMFKAYLEKEEPGAGIETQTPPSELESPDEDPSEANPAVVPVRAPGKSTPRQETIDD; this is encoded by the coding sequence TTGAGCAGAAGCTATTTCAAGGACAAGGAGCCCCGTGAATTCAAGGGCAGGGTCTTTGCCGCCACCATCCTTGTAGGGGCCCTCTTTTTCATCATTACCGCGCGCCTGTGGTACCTGCAGGTCCTCGAGCACTCATACTTCAACGAACTATCCCTCAACAACGCGACACGCCTGATAAAATCCCCTGCCCCCAGGGGCGTTATCTACGACCGCGTTGGGGTAAAGATCGCAGAAAACCGCCCCGGATTCGACCTCTACATCATGCCGGAGGACGTAAAGGACTGGGCCAGGACCAAGGAGATGCTCACGCGGCTCGTGGGCATCGACGAGGAGACCGTCAACGAGAAGCTCGCCAAGAAGAGGGCGCCCTTCAACGCGGTCAAGCTCAAGGAAGACCTCTCATGGGAGGAGACCGTAAAGATAGAGAGCTTCAAGTTCGAGATACCAGGCATAATGCTCGACGTCTCGCCGAAGCGCTCCTATGTCTTCAGCGAGGCCACCGCCCATCTCCTCGGCTACATAGGCGAGATAAGCGAGCGGGAGCTTAAGGAACGCGAGGAGGAGGAGAGGTACTCTTCCGGCGACCTTATCGGCAAGTACGGGCTTGAGAAGTACTTTGAGAACGAACTCCGCGGGGTGGACGGCGGCAAGGAGCTTGAGGTAGACGCCCTTGGCAGAAAGATAAGGGTAGCCAACTGGATACCCCCCTACCCCGGCAACAACATGAAGCTCACCATCGATATAAAGACCCAGGTCGCGGCATGGGCGGCCCTGAGCGGCAAGGTCGGCGCGGCGGTCGCGATGGACCCGAAGACCGGCAAGGTCCTCGCCATGGTCAGTACTCCTGGGTTCGACCCCAATGCCCTGTCCACCCGCATAACCAGGGACGAATGGAAGGCGATAGTGGAAAACCCCCTTAACGTGCTCAACAACAGGGCCATACAGGCGCAGTACCCACCGGCCTCCACCTATAAACCTATCCACGCGGCCGCCGCCCTCGAAGAGGGGGTCATAACGTCGAACACCATGATCTACGCCGGCCCGTCCTTCTGGTTCGCCGGCAGGGCGTACAGGGACTGGAAGGAGGAAGGCCACGGCACTATAAACGTGCACCGGGCCATAGTGGAATCGTCAGACACCTTTTTCTATCAGGTCGGATTGAAGCTCGGGATAGACCGCCTGGCAAACTATACCAAACGCTTCGGCTTCGGCACGAAAACAGGGGTGCCGCTCCACAATGAGAAGTCCGGCCTGGTGCCGTCCTCGGAGTGGAAGCTCAAGACCTACAAGATAAAATGGTACGAGGGCGAGACCATATCGGTATCTGTGGGACAAGGGTATACGCTCACCACCCCGCTTCAGCTCCTTAACGCCTACGCGGCTATCGCCAACGGCGGCACGCTGTGGAGGCCGCTGCTGGTCGATGAGGTCACCACACCGGACGGCAAGCTCATATCCAAAGCAACGTCCGAGAAAAGGGGCGAGCTGGGAATATCCGAGAAGACGATGGCTGTCGTAAGGGATGGCCTACGCGGGGTCACTCACGAGGAGGGCGGCACGGCCCGGTTCCTCAGCAGGCCCGTTGACCTTAAGATCGCCGGCAAGACCGGGACGGCACAGGTCACAAGGCTCATAAAAAGGACAAAGAACATCGAATCCATCGCGTACAAGTACCGCGACCACGCCTGGTTCGCCGGGTTCGCTCCATATGACGACCCGCAGATAGCCGTAGTGGTCATCGTAGAGCACGGCGGCTTCGGGGCGTCGGCGGCCGCGCCTGTGGCCAAAGAGATGTTCAAGGCATATCTCGAAAAGGAAGAGCCCGGGGCCGGGATAGAGACACAAACGCCGCCCTCGGAATTGGAGTCGCCGGATGAAGACCCCTCGGAGGCTAACCCGGCTGTCGTACCGGTGAGAGCCCCAGGGAAGAGTACCCCCCGGCAGGAGACTATCGATGATTGA
- a CDS encoding recombinase RecA, giving the protein MSTTPTTTSANKTKALDLAISQIEKQFGKGSIMKLGKDGAPVKISAVSTGSTALDIALGIGGVPRGRVVEVFGPESSGKTTLTLHIAAEAQKKGGTVAFIDAEHALDLSYAKKLGVNADDLLLSQPDTGEQALEIADVLIRSGAVDLIVVDSVAALVPRAELEGEMGDSHMGLQARLMSQALRKLTSTISKSNTCVIFINQIRHKIGVMFGSPETTTGGNALKFYASIRMDIRKIGQLKQGDSVIGNRIRVKVVKNKLAPPFRDAEFDILFNEGISREGDILDLGSGVDIVEKSGSWFSYNGERLGQGREAARSYLREHPEVAADIEQKILQHYGIKTNEEQK; this is encoded by the coding sequence ATGTCCACTACGCCCACGACCACATCGGCAAACAAGACAAAGGCGCTTGACCTCGCCATAAGCCAGATAGAAAAGCAGTTCGGCAAGGGTTCGATAATGAAGCTCGGCAAGGACGGCGCCCCTGTGAAGATATCGGCCGTATCGACCGGATCGACGGCCCTCGATATAGCCTTGGGGATCGGCGGGGTCCCAAGGGGAAGGGTAGTCGAGGTATTCGGCCCGGAGTCTTCAGGAAAGACCACCCTTACGCTCCACATAGCGGCTGAGGCGCAGAAAAAGGGCGGGACAGTAGCCTTCATCGACGCCGAACACGCCCTCGACCTCTCGTACGCCAAGAAGCTCGGAGTCAACGCCGACGACCTGCTCCTTTCACAGCCGGATACCGGCGAGCAGGCCCTTGAGATAGCCGACGTCCTCATAAGAAGCGGCGCTGTCGACCTCATCGTCGTAGACTCTGTCGCCGCGCTCGTGCCAAGGGCCGAGCTCGAAGGCGAAATGGGCGATTCGCACATGGGCCTCCAGGCCAGGCTCATGAGCCAGGCGCTCCGCAAGCTCACCTCGACCATAAGCAAGTCCAACACCTGCGTCATATTCATAAACCAGATAAGGCACAAGATAGGCGTCATGTTCGGCAGCCCGGAGACCACCACCGGCGGGAACGCGCTCAAGTTCTACGCCTCCATCAGGATGGACATAAGGAAGATCGGCCAGCTAAAGCAGGGAGACTCGGTCATAGGCAACCGCATAAGGGTCAAGGTCGTTAAAAACAAGCTCGCCCCGCCCTTCAGGGACGCCGAGTTCGACATCCTCTTTAACGAGGGCATATCGAGGGAGGGCGACATCCTTGACCTCGGCTCCGGCGTCGATATCGTCGAGAAGAGCGGCTCATGGTTCTCCTACAACGGCGAGAGGCTCGGCCAGGGGCGCGAGGCCGCGAGGTCGTACCTCCGTGAGCACCCGGAGGTGGCCGCGGACATCGAGCAGAAGATACTCCAGCACTACGGCATCAAGACAAACGAGGAGCAGAAGTAA
- a CDS encoding rod shape-determining protein MreC, with protein MRSSERNIYSFLRKHQLIIISTVLALFSLHLALTGKRDYERGYLLKELLAYTVAPAQKMVLGAEAFVKGIWTDYVFLVGVRDDNETLTKTVAALRQENNRLVEELKLNERLRALIEYREGLPYSAYGAGIIALNKESWTRTVVVDKGKEDGIAKDRAVISPHGIVGRILEVQNHTARVLLATDLRSNIDVVIQRTRVKGVVEGNGSDGIILKYIRQVDDVQVGDLVVTSGLSGIFPKGLVVGEVTKIEKGGDNFFKHIEVRPAADTGRLEEVLILKEDSFYTE; from the coding sequence ATGCGGTCATCTGAACGTAACATCTACTCTTTTTTAAGAAAGCACCAGCTTATCATCATCTCTACCGTCCTGGCGCTCTTTTCCCTGCACCTCGCCCTCACCGGCAAAAGGGATTACGAGAGGGGCTATCTCCTCAAGGAACTCCTTGCGTACACGGTAGCCCCTGCGCAAAAGATGGTCCTGGGCGCGGAGGCCTTTGTCAAGGGTATCTGGACCGACTACGTCTTCCTCGTCGGCGTAAGGGACGACAACGAAACGCTCACAAAGACGGTAGCGGCCCTCAGGCAGGAGAACAACAGGCTCGTCGAAGAGCTTAAGCTGAACGAGCGCCTGCGCGCCCTCATCGAATACAGAGAGGGCCTTCCATACAGCGCCTACGGCGCTGGAATAATCGCCCTCAACAAGGAGAGCTGGACCAGGACAGTGGTGGTGGACAAGGGCAAGGAGGACGGCATCGCGAAAGACCGCGCGGTGATCTCCCCCCATGGCATAGTGGGTCGTATCCTTGAAGTACAGAACCATACCGCCCGCGTGCTGCTGGCCACCGACCTGAGGTCGAACATAGACGTGGTCATCCAGCGTACGCGCGTTAAAGGCGTGGTCGAGGGCAACGGCTCCGACGGCATCATACTCAAGTACATCAGACAGGTCGACGACGTCCAGGTCGGCGACCTGGTAGTGACCTCGGGCCTCTCCGGGATATTCCCCAAGGGGCTCGTCGTAGGCGAGGTGACCAAGATAGAAAAAGGCGGGGATAACTTTTTCAAGCACATAGAGGTCAGGCCCGCCGCAGACACAGGCAGGCTCGAAGAGGTGCTGATCCTGAAGGAAGATTCCTTCTACACTGAATAG
- a CDS encoding rod shape-determining protein RodA — MIDRRLFTHFNWSILSVIIALIFVGFMSIYSATHAQMPSIYKKDVYWMSIGAACMLFAIVISYAYLERAAYFIYGASLLLLISVFFIGSSFGGAKRWISLGFFSLQPSEFAKIALIIMLAKYFNEKMVPDRGMGLKDLILPGLIMIIPFLLIAKQPDLGTGIIIWMIFWSMAFIVKIRTRVIAGLGLLFAAMAPIAWVFLKDYQKARLTSFMSPEADPLGTGYHVMQSKIAIGSGGVLGKGFLHGTQGNLMFLPEHHTDFIFAALAEEWGLAGALVVIGLFLALIISGLHTATGSKDRFGFLLAFGITVMFFWQITINLGMVSGLLPVVGVPLPFISYGGSFLITSMIAAGVLLNINMRRFIF; from the coding sequence ATGATTGACAGGCGGCTTTTCACGCATTTCAACTGGTCTATACTCTCCGTCATCATCGCCCTCATCTTCGTGGGGTTCATGAGCATATACAGCGCCACGCACGCCCAGATGCCGTCCATATACAAAAAAGACGTCTACTGGATGAGCATAGGCGCGGCCTGCATGCTCTTCGCCATAGTCATAAGCTATGCCTATCTGGAGCGCGCAGCCTATTTCATTTACGGCGCATCGCTACTGCTCCTAATCTCGGTATTCTTCATCGGAAGTTCCTTCGGCGGGGCCAAGAGGTGGATCTCGCTCGGTTTCTTCTCGCTTCAGCCGTCGGAATTCGCCAAGATCGCGCTCATAATCATGCTCGCCAAGTACTTTAACGAGAAGATGGTGCCGGACAGGGGCATGGGCCTTAAAGACCTCATCCTGCCGGGCCTTATCATGATAATCCCCTTCCTGCTCATAGCAAAGCAGCCGGACCTTGGCACCGGGATAATAATCTGGATGATATTCTGGTCCATGGCCTTTATCGTAAAGATAAGGACAAGGGTCATAGCTGGCCTGGGACTGCTCTTCGCGGCCATGGCGCCTATCGCCTGGGTCTTCCTCAAGGACTACCAGAAGGCGCGGCTTACGAGCTTCATGAGCCCGGAGGCCGACCCGCTGGGCACAGGCTACCATGTCATGCAGTCCAAGATAGCCATAGGCTCCGGCGGCGTGCTCGGCAAAGGCTTCCTTCACGGCACGCAGGGCAATCTCATGTTCCTGCCAGAGCACCATACCGACTTCATCTTCGCCGCCCTGGCCGAGGAATGGGGGCTTGCCGGGGCGCTCGTGGTCATAGGGCTCTTCCTCGCCCTCATAATATCGGGGCTCCATACCGCCACGGGCTCAAAGGACAGGTTCGGCTTTCTCCTTGCCTTCGGCATTACCGTCATGTTCTTCTGGCAGATAACCATAAACCTGGGCATGGTCTCGGGGCTACTGCCCGTGGTCGGCGTACCGCTCCCCTTCATAAGCTACGGCGGGTCGTTCCTTATAACCTCGATGATAGCCGCAGGGGTGCTCCTCAATATAAACATGAGGAGGTTCATATTCTGA
- a CDS encoding rod shape-determining protein MreD has protein sequence MKEFILFLPLTIAYLALKSTLFPGIPLPDVPLIIVFYMAYRKASAEGAISAFALGYLDDAFSGGIIGTSSFALIVIFLAVRYLAWIVQFTTPAIRAAGVFAAALMKGALTYYALKVTDVDVYFFSGVVLAAMVTAFLAPAVIALLQKITSLVTSHKFKDSEN, from the coding sequence ATGAAAGAGTTCATCTTATTTCTTCCGCTTACAATCGCGTATCTGGCTCTTAAGAGCACGCTTTTCCCGGGCATTCCGCTGCCGGACGTCCCACTCATAATCGTCTTTTACATGGCTTACAGGAAGGCCTCCGCCGAAGGCGCCATCTCGGCCTTCGCCCTCGGGTACCTGGACGACGCCTTCAGCGGCGGGATAATCGGCACAAGCTCCTTCGCCCTTATCGTCATATTCCTGGCGGTCCGCTACCTCGCCTGGATAGTCCAGTTCACCACCCCGGCAATCAGGGCCGCCGGGGTGTTTGCAGCCGCCCTGATGAAAGGCGCGCTCACCTATTACGCCCTCAAGGTCACGGACGTCGACGTCTATTTCTTCTCCGGGGTGGTCCTGGCTGCCATGGTCACCGCGTTCCTGGCACCAGCGGTAATCGCGCTCCTTCAGAAGATTACCTCCCTTGTGACCTCCCATAAGTTCAAGGACAGCGAGAATTGA
- a CDS encoding rod shape-determining protein (functions in MreBCD complex in some organisms), which translates to MFNYLLGLFSNDLAIDLGTASTLIYVKGKGIVCNEPSVVAVKKDGKGKRVLAVGREAKAMLGRTPGNITAIRPLKDGVIADFEVTEEMLKYFIAKVHNRRLLVRPRIIIGVPSGITQVEKRAVRESAYSAGAAEVYLIEEPMAAAIGAGLPITEPSGNMIVDIGGGTSEIAVISLAGIVQSKSIRIGGDKLDEVIVQYIKRKYNLSIGTGVAEMIKMSLGLPMPEEKTHKLEIKGSNLITGIPTTLAIESGEIREALNEPINAIIEAIKHVLETTPPELAADLVDKGIVLAGGGALIKNLDTILREETQLPVTIAEDPLTCVVKGAGKVLDEMKLLREVTIPN; encoded by the coding sequence ATGTTTAATTACCTTTTAGGTCTTTTCTCAAACGACCTCGCGATAGACCTTGGCACAGCCTCTACCCTCATATACGTCAAGGGCAAGGGGATAGTCTGCAACGAGCCTTCGGTCGTCGCCGTCAAAAAAGACGGCAAGGGCAAAAGGGTCCTCGCCGTCGGCAGGGAAGCCAAGGCCATGCTGGGGCGCACGCCCGGGAACATCACCGCGATAAGGCCCTTGAAGGACGGGGTCATCGCCGATTTCGAGGTCACCGAGGAGATGCTCAAGTACTTCATCGCCAAGGTGCACAACAGGAGGCTCCTTGTGCGCCCCCGCATAATAATCGGCGTGCCCTCAGGCATAACCCAGGTAGAGAAGAGGGCCGTAAGGGAATCGGCCTACTCTGCCGGCGCCGCAGAGGTCTATCTGATTGAAGAGCCGATGGCGGCCGCGATAGGCGCGGGCCTCCCCATAACCGAGCCATCGGGCAACATGATAGTCGACATCGGCGGCGGCACCTCCGAGATCGCCGTCATATCGCTCGCTGGCATAGTCCAGTCAAAGTCGATAAGGATCGGCGGGGACAAGCTCGACGAGGTGATCGTCCAGTACATCAAGAGGAAGTACAACCTCTCGATAGGCACCGGTGTAGCGGAGATGATAAAGATGTCGCTCGGCCTGCCTATGCCTGAAGAGAAGACGCATAAGCTCGAGATAAAAGGCTCGAACCTCATAACAGGCATACCCACCACCCTTGCGATAGAGTCCGGCGAGATAAGGGAAGCCCTTAACGAGCCGATCAACGCCATCATAGAGGCGATAAAGCACGTCCTCGAGACGACCCCGCCGGAGCTTGCCGCCGACCTCGTCGACAAGGGCATAGTCCTTGCCGGAGGGGGCGCGCTCATAAAGAACCTCGATACGATACTGAGGGAAGAGACCCAGCTACCGGTCACGATCGCCGAGGACCCGCTCACCTGCGTCGTCAAAGGCGCCGGCAAGGTCCTTGACGAGATGAAGCTCCTTAGGGAAGTGACCATACCAAACTGA
- a CDS encoding 2'-5' RNA ligase, whose product MRTFIAIRIPTEVKEALRAVQESLDRGFKSVGWVRPEAVHLTLKFLGEVDDKRLEELGSALQEAASGIPPFSLTVEGVGGFPNQKSPRVIWAGIKENESFAKLQRQVEEHLNAIGFEREERPFTPHLTLCRIKSIGDGKALGRLLADIKPQIKADFRVSSVILFKSELKKTGAEYTAMKEAALKP is encoded by the coding sequence ATAAGGACCTTCATAGCCATAAGGATACCAACGGAGGTCAAGGAAGCGCTCCGCGCAGTACAGGAGAGCCTTGACCGGGGTTTTAAATCGGTGGGCTGGGTAAGGCCCGAGGCCGTGCACCTGACGCTTAAGTTCCTCGGAGAGGTCGACGATAAACGCCTCGAAGAGCTTGGCAGCGCCCTTCAAGAGGCCGCCTCCGGCATCCCCCCATTTAGCCTCACGGTAGAAGGGGTTGGCGGGTTCCCAAACCAGAAGAGCCCGCGGGTCATATGGGCAGGTATAAAGGAGAACGAATCGTTTGCGAAGCTCCAGCGCCAGGTGGAAGAGCACCTCAATGCGATAGGCTTTGAGCGCGAGGAGCGCCCCTTCACCCCGCACCTTACGCTTTGCCGGATAAAATCCATTGGGGACGGCAAGGCATTGGGAAGGCTCCTGGCAGATATAAAGCCGCAGATAAAGGCGGATTTCAGAGTTTCTTCGGTAATACTCTTTAAAAGCGAGCTGAAAAAAACCGGGGCCGAGTACACGGCCATGAAAGAAGCCGCTCTCAAACCTTAA